A window of the Streptomyces formicae genome harbors these coding sequences:
- a CDS encoding DUF4232 domain-containing protein — translation MRTIRTRTAIAATAALLTGLSLTACQNDEAPKAADPAGSGKATATSSEAPTDTPSSGTGDGTASAAPATDSGKNSGSGTGDSGKKPGKGTSGGGSGDDSAASLATCTSANTKVVVSRVSRPINHLLLTATNTGSRPCAAYGAPFLQFDDEQSPTQFVEDSHPQAVVILDPGQSAYASILLQGEDISGGRTAKILRVSFAPRNGAGSIGSPAKLTLPADTFKTDDAAVSYWQSDMSDALVY, via the coding sequence ATGCGCACCATCCGTACCCGCACCGCCATCGCCGCGACCGCCGCCCTCCTCACGGGCCTGTCCCTCACCGCCTGCCAGAACGACGAGGCGCCCAAGGCGGCCGACCCGGCCGGCTCGGGCAAGGCAACCGCCACGTCGTCGGAGGCGCCGACGGACACTCCGTCCTCCGGCACGGGCGATGGCACCGCCTCCGCGGCTCCGGCCACCGACAGCGGCAAGAACTCCGGCAGCGGCACCGGCGACAGCGGCAAGAAGCCCGGCAAGGGCACCAGCGGTGGCGGGAGCGGCGACGACAGCGCCGCCTCCCTGGCCACCTGCACCAGCGCGAACACCAAGGTCGTCGTCAGCCGGGTCTCGCGGCCCATCAACCACCTGCTGCTGACCGCCACGAACACGGGCTCCCGGCCCTGCGCCGCCTACGGCGCGCCCTTCCTTCAGTTCGACGACGAGCAGTCCCCGACCCAGTTCGTCGAGGACAGCCACCCGCAGGCCGTCGTCATCCTCGACCCGGGCCAGTCGGCCTACGCCTCGATCCTGCTCCAGGGTGAGGACATCAGCGGCGGCCGTACAGCAAAGATCCTCCGGGTGAGCTTCGCCCCGCGCAACGGCGCCGGCTCGATCGGCTCCCCCGCCAAGCTGACGCTGCCGGCGGACACGTTCAAGACCGACGACGCTGCCGTCTCGTACTGGCAGAGCGACATGTCCGACGCGCTCGTGTACTGA
- a CDS encoding uroporphyrinogen-III synthase, giving the protein MSPTTTATSASSAFSASGHVTFLGAGPGDPGLLTLRAVEALAGADVLIAEPDVLEVVRGHARAGVSTPELTVVDDVSTPVGVPVLRDATNLVMEAARGGKRVVRAVGGDPGLDGNAGQEMLACAAEGIPFEVVPGVATAVGVPAYAGVPLRDAQGTDVRFIDARTADDRCWTEVGASDGTVVVSTSLDSVAAAAGELVTAGRKPDTPLTVTVGGTTTRQRTWTATLGTIAQVFKQAKVLPSPEGHRPVIAVVGERSAAAQREQLAWFESKPLFGWKVLVPRTKEQAASLSDQLRSYGAVPHEVPTIAVEPPRTPQQMERAVKGLVTGRYEWIAFTSVNAVKAVREKFEEYGLDARAFAGIKVAAVGEQTAKALVEFGVKPDLVPSGEQSAAGLLEDWPPYDPVFDPIDRVFLPRADIATETLVAGLIELGWEVDDVTAYRTVRASPPPAETREAIKGGGFDAVLFTSSSTVRNLVGIAGKPHNVTVIACIGPATAKTAEEHGLRVDVLSPEPSVHKLAEALAEFGARRRDAALESGDPVTRPSERRPGARRRRTT; this is encoded by the coding sequence TTGAGCCCCACCACCACTGCCACCTCTGCCTCTTCCGCGTTCTCCGCATCCGGGCACGTCACCTTCCTCGGCGCCGGTCCCGGCGACCCGGGGCTGCTGACGCTGCGCGCCGTGGAGGCGCTGGCGGGCGCGGACGTGCTGATCGCCGAGCCCGATGTCCTCGAGGTCGTTCGCGGCCATGCGCGGGCCGGCGTGAGCACGCCTGAGCTGACGGTAGTTGACGACGTGTCAACACCCGTCGGGGTCCCCGTGTTGAGGGATGCGACCAATCTTGTCATGGAGGCCGCGCGGGGCGGCAAGCGGGTCGTCCGTGCGGTGGGCGGTGATCCCGGTCTGGACGGCAACGCAGGTCAGGAGATGCTCGCCTGTGCGGCGGAGGGCATTCCGTTCGAGGTCGTGCCCGGTGTCGCCACTGCCGTGGGCGTGCCCGCGTACGCGGGTGTGCCGCTGCGCGACGCGCAGGGCACCGATGTGCGCTTCATCGACGCGCGGACTGCCGACGACCGGTGCTGGACCGAGGTCGGGGCGTCGGACGGCACGGTCGTCGTGTCGACCTCGCTGGACTCGGTGGCGGCCGCGGCGGGTGAGCTGGTGACCGCAGGGCGGAAGCCCGACACCCCGCTGACGGTGACCGTCGGCGGTACGACGACGCGGCAGCGGACGTGGACGGCGACGCTCGGCACGATCGCGCAGGTCTTCAAGCAGGCGAAGGTGCTGCCGTCGCCGGAGGGCCACCGGCCCGTCATAGCCGTGGTCGGCGAGCGCAGCGCCGCGGCTCAGCGTGAGCAGCTCGCGTGGTTCGAGTCCAAGCCGCTGTTCGGCTGGAAGGTACTCGTGCCGCGCACGAAGGAGCAGGCGGCGTCGCTCTCCGACCAGCTTCGGTCGTACGGTGCGGTTCCGCACGAGGTGCCGACGATCGCCGTCGAGCCGCCGCGGACGCCGCAGCAGATGGAACGCGCGGTCAAGGGGCTCGTCACGGGCCGCTACGAGTGGATCGCCTTCACGTCCGTCAACGCCGTCAAGGCGGTGCGGGAGAAGTTCGAGGAGTACGGGCTCGACGCGCGGGCGTTCGCGGGCATCAAGGTCGCGGCCGTGGGCGAGCAGACCGCCAAGGCGCTGGTCGAGTTCGGCGTGAAGCCGGACCTGGTGCCGAGCGGGGAGCAGAGCGCCGCCGGTCTCCTGGAGGACTGGCCGCCGTACGACCCGGTCTTCGACCCGATCGACCGAGTGTTCCTGCCGCGGGCCGACATCGCCACGGAGACGCTGGTGGCAGGGCTGATCGAGCTCGGCTGGGAGGTCGACGACGTCACCGCCTACCGGACCGTACGGGCGTCGCCGCCGCCGGCGGAGACGCGTGAGGCGATCAAGGGCGGCGGCTTCGACGCCGTTCTCTTCACGTCGTCGTCGACGGTGCGGAACCTGGTGGGTATCGCCGGGAAGCCGCACAACGTGACCGTGATCGCGTGCATCGGCCCGGCGACCGCGAAGACCGCGGAGGAGCACGGGCTGCGGGTGGACGTGCTGTCCCCCGAGCCCTCGGTCCACAAGCTGGCGGAGGCCCTGGCGGAGTTCGGCGCCCGCCGCCGGGACGCGGCGCTCGAATCGGGCGACCCGGTCACCCGCCCCAGCGAGCGCAGGCCGGGCGCGCGGAGACGCCGCACGACGTAG
- a CDS encoding glutamyl-tRNA reductase: MSLLVVGLSHRSAPVSVLERASLTADTQTKLVQDTLAAEPAAEAAVLATCNRIELYADVDKFHAGVAELSTLLAQHSGVGLEELTPYLYVHYEDRAVHHLFSVACGLDSMVIGEGQILGQIKDMLALGQDQHTAGRLLNDLFQQALRVGKRAHSETGIDRAGQSLVTFGLEQLSQGVPVGDWARGKRALVIGAGSMSSLAAATLARAGVAEVVVANRTQARADRLVQILTEPGATGVAARAVPMDAIGTELTRVDIVVSCTGATGLVLTGQAVADAVPGGREALGAAEAAAAEAAAHATTEQAGIAEDAEIIARLAGFDRVAENPAVLAEPADDGCPVGLDDTAPVAGVDADDMGLHGAWVENAAADRRGAPGRRTAPASAGNTGPVRLALLDLAMPRDIDAAVHRIPGVRLVDIESLAEASADAPMAADVDQVRTIVSDEVAAFGAAQRAAHITPTVVALRTMAADVVAGEVARLEGRLPDLDEKQRAEITQTVRRVVDKLLHAPTVRIKQLAAEPGGAGYADALRTLFDLDPETVASVSRADLNDADVKNRGRV; encoded by the coding sequence ATGAGTCTCCTGGTCGTCGGACTGAGTCACCGCAGCGCGCCGGTCAGTGTGCTGGAGCGGGCGTCGCTGACCGCGGACACCCAGACCAAGCTGGTTCAGGACACGCTCGCCGCGGAGCCCGCGGCCGAGGCGGCCGTCCTCGCCACCTGCAACCGCATCGAGCTGTACGCCGACGTCGACAAGTTCCACGCCGGTGTCGCCGAGCTGTCCACGCTGCTCGCCCAGCACAGCGGCGTCGGGCTGGAGGAGCTCACTCCGTATCTGTACGTGCACTACGAGGACCGGGCCGTCCACCACCTCTTCTCGGTGGCCTGCGGGCTCGACTCGATGGTCATCGGCGAGGGGCAGATCCTCGGCCAGATCAAGGACATGCTCGCGCTCGGCCAGGACCAGCACACCGCGGGCCGGCTGCTGAACGACCTCTTCCAGCAGGCGCTGCGGGTCGGCAAGCGCGCCCACAGCGAGACCGGGATCGACCGGGCGGGGCAGTCGCTCGTCACCTTCGGCCTGGAGCAGCTCTCTCAGGGCGTGCCGGTGGGCGACTGGGCACGCGGCAAGCGGGCCCTGGTCATCGGTGCCGGTTCGATGTCCTCGCTCGCCGCGGCCACGCTCGCGCGCGCCGGGGTCGCCGAGGTCGTCGTCGCCAACCGTACGCAGGCCCGTGCGGACCGGCTCGTACAGATCCTGACCGAGCCGGGCGCCACCGGGGTCGCCGCGCGTGCTGTGCCCATGGACGCGATCGGCACGGAACTGACACGAGTCGACATCGTGGTGTCCTGCACGGGTGCGACCGGGCTGGTCCTGACCGGCCAGGCCGTGGCCGACGCCGTGCCCGGCGGCCGCGAGGCGCTCGGCGCCGCCGAGGCGGCCGCTGCCGAAGCGGCTGCCCACGCGACCACGGAACAGGCCGGCATCGCCGAGGACGCCGAGATCATCGCGCGGCTCGCCGGTTTCGACCGCGTGGCCGAGAACCCCGCCGTGCTCGCCGAGCCCGCCGACGACGGCTGCCCGGTCGGGCTCGACGACACGGCCCCGGTGGCCGGGGTCGACGCCGACGACATGGGCCTGCACGGCGCCTGGGTGGAGAACGCGGCGGCCGACCGCCGCGGCGCCCCCGGGCGGCGTACCGCCCCTGCCTCCGCGGGGAACACCGGACCGGTGCGCCTCGCCCTGCTCGACCTGGCCATGCCCCGCGACATCGACGCCGCCGTGCACCGGATTCCCGGCGTCCGCCTCGTCGACATCGAGTCGCTCGCCGAGGCGTCCGCGGACGCCCCGATGGCCGCCGACGTCGACCAGGTGCGCACGATCGTCTCCGACGAGGTCGCCGCCTTCGGTGCCGCGCAGCGCGCCGCCCACATCACGCCGACCGTCGTCGCACTGCGCACGATGGCCGCCGATGTGGTGGCGGGCGAGGTCGCGCGGCTCGAGGGCCGGCTGCCGGACCTGGACGAGAAGCAGCGCGCCGAGATCACCCAGACCGTGCGCCGAGTGGTCGACAAGCTGCTGCACGCGCCCACGGTCCGGATCAAGCAGCTCGCGGCCGAGCCGGGCGGCGCCGGATATGCGGACGCGCTGCGGACACTCTTCGACCTCGACCCGGAGACGGTCGCATCCGTCAGCCGGGCCGACCTGAACGACGCCGACGTCAAGAACCGAGGGCGGGTATGA
- the hemB gene encoding porphobilinogen synthase: MTAYGSFPGSRPRRLRTTPAMRRMVAETRLGPADLILPAFVREGVSEPVPIAAMPGVVQHSLDTLRKAAVEAREAGVSGIMLFGVPEDANKDAAGTAGTDPDGILQVAIRAVKAEVGDELVIMSDLCLDEYTDHGHCGVLDADGRVDNDATLERYAEMAQVQADAGVHVVGPSGMMDGQVGVVRDALDTIGKEDVAILAYTAKYSSAFFGPFREAVASSLKGDRKTYQQDPANLRESMRELALDLEEGADMVMVKPAGPYLDVLAKVADAVDVPVAAYQVSGEYAMVEAAAEKGWIDRDTAILETLTGIRRAGAQMILTYWATEVAQKLAR; encoded by the coding sequence ATGACTGCGTACGGATCCTTCCCCGGCTCGCGGCCGCGTCGGCTGCGTACTACCCCCGCCATGCGCCGCATGGTCGCCGAGACCCGCCTCGGCCCGGCCGACCTGATCCTCCCCGCCTTCGTGCGGGAAGGCGTGAGCGAGCCCGTGCCGATCGCCGCGATGCCGGGCGTCGTGCAGCACTCTCTGGACACGCTGCGCAAGGCCGCCGTGGAGGCCCGGGAGGCGGGGGTCTCCGGGATCATGCTCTTCGGCGTCCCGGAGGACGCCAATAAGGACGCCGCCGGGACGGCCGGCACCGACCCGGACGGGATCCTCCAGGTCGCCATCCGCGCGGTGAAGGCCGAGGTCGGCGACGAGCTCGTGATCATGTCCGACCTGTGCCTGGACGAGTACACCGATCACGGCCACTGCGGTGTCCTCGACGCGGACGGCCGCGTCGACAACGACGCCACGCTGGAGCGCTACGCCGAGATGGCCCAGGTCCAGGCGGACGCGGGCGTCCATGTCGTCGGTCCCAGCGGCATGATGGACGGTCAGGTCGGCGTCGTCCGCGACGCCCTGGACACCATCGGCAAGGAGGACGTCGCGATCCTCGCGTACACCGCCAAGTACTCCTCCGCCTTCTTCGGCCCGTTCCGCGAGGCCGTCGCGTCGTCGCTGAAGGGCGACCGCAAGACCTACCAGCAGGACCCCGCCAACCTGCGGGAGTCCATGCGGGAGTTGGCGCTGGACCTGGAGGAGGGCGCCGACATGGTCATGGTCAAGCCGGCGGGCCCCTACCTGGACGTGCTCGCGAAGGTCGCGGACGCCGTGGACGTGCCCGTGGCCGCGTACCAGGTCAGTGGTGAGTACGCGATGGTCGAAGCCGCCGCCGAGAAGGGCTGGATCGACCGGGACACGGCGATCCTGGAGACGCTGACGGGCATTCGGCGTGCCGGTGCGCAGATGATCCTGACGTACTGGGCGACGGAGGTCGCGCAGAAGCTCGCCCGCTGA
- a CDS encoding DUF397 domain-containing protein: protein MNTALEWFKSSYSSDEGGACLEVAYAWRKSSYSGDEGGACVEVAAHPAAVHVRDSKNPDGPVLTLAPAAWTSFAAFAAVHSATHSSLSGQ from the coding sequence ATGAACACCGCACTTGAGTGGTTCAAGTCCAGCTACAGCAGCGACGAGGGCGGCGCCTGCCTCGAAGTCGCGTACGCCTGGCGCAAGTCCTCCTACAGCGGTGACGAGGGCGGTGCCTGCGTCGAGGTCGCCGCCCACCCCGCCGCCGTCCACGTCCGCGACTCCAAGAACCCGGACGGCCCCGTGCTCACCCTCGCCCCCGCCGCGTGGACGTCATTCGCCGCCTTCGCCGCCGTTCACTCGGCGACCCACTCGTCCTTGTCCGGCCAGTAG
- a CDS encoding DUF4253 domain-containing protein produces the protein MAMLPNPLPQLATDPSGRSLGLQLPPGRLIDATIDGPWHEPLLWCADEPARPGDWSALLPARKAAGLHPVLIGSGGSAHKQQPDAWDLAPAMMSYPGDHDAEEVLEDFWEEYAADELADPEDHPDDSAWPGLAPATAPDLAPDDVAADIADALSAEDSWLSRPRLALVPARRSADIPAALGWTGPLNHENDVARLCSVLRSWEDRFGIRVVALTFDQLVVSVAGPPTTPDEAEAVAAEHFAFCPDNITQGSYADLREYAAKAVLDQPAWSFWWD, from the coding sequence ATGGCGATGCTTCCCAATCCCCTGCCGCAGCTGGCGACCGACCCCTCGGGCCGGTCGCTCGGCCTCCAACTGCCGCCCGGCCGGCTGATCGACGCGACGATCGACGGCCCTTGGCACGAACCGCTGCTCTGGTGCGCGGACGAGCCCGCACGCCCCGGCGACTGGTCCGCGCTCCTGCCCGCCCGCAAGGCCGCGGGGCTGCACCCCGTGCTCATCGGCTCGGGCGGCAGCGCCCACAAGCAGCAGCCCGACGCCTGGGACCTGGCCCCGGCGATGATGTCCTATCCGGGCGATCACGATGCCGAGGAGGTGCTGGAGGACTTCTGGGAGGAGTACGCGGCGGACGAGCTCGCGGATCCCGAGGACCACCCGGACGACTCCGCCTGGCCCGGCCTGGCCCCGGCCACCGCCCCGGACCTGGCGCCCGACGACGTCGCGGCCGACATCGCCGACGCTCTCTCGGCCGAGGACTCGTGGCTGTCACGCCCCCGGCTCGCCCTCGTCCCGGCCCGCCGCAGCGCCGACATACCTGCCGCGCTGGGCTGGACCGGGCCGCTGAACCACGAGAACGACGTGGCGCGTCTCTGCTCCGTCCTGCGCTCGTGGGAGGACCGCTTCGGCATACGCGTCGTGGCGCTCACCTTCGACCAGCTGGTGGTCTCCGTCGCCGGCCCGCCGACGACCCCGGACGAGGCGGAGGCCGTCGCCGCCGAGCACTTCGCCTTCTGCCCGGACAACATCACTCAAGGCAGCTACGCCGACCTGCGCGAGTACGCGGCCAAGGCGGTCCTGGACCAGCCCGCCTGGTCGTTCTGGTGGGACTGA
- the hemC gene encoding hydroxymethylbilane synthase: MTERAEKALRLGTRRSKLAMAQSGHVAEAVTRATGRPVELVEITTYGDTSREHLAQIGGTGVFVTALRDALVAGEVDFAVHSLKDLPTAQPAELVLAAIPRREDPRDVLVARDGLTLDRLPHGARVGTGSPRRMAQLNAYARSHGLQIETVPIRGNIDTRVGYVRNGELDAVVLAAAGLNRIGRTEDVTDFLSVDAVLPAPGQGALAVECLSADAELTAALAELDDPHTRAAVTAERSLLAALEAGCSAPVGALADLLADGQVVHEMRLRGVVGTTDGSTLVQLSTTGPVPTSHDDAVALGRELATEMLAKGAAGLMGERAL, translated from the coding sequence ATGACCGAGAGGGCCGAGAAGGCTTTGAGGCTGGGGACCAGGCGCAGCAAGCTCGCCATGGCCCAGTCCGGGCATGTGGCGGAGGCGGTGACCCGGGCCACCGGCCGTCCCGTCGAGCTCGTCGAGATCACCACGTACGGTGACACCTCCCGGGAGCACCTGGCGCAGATCGGCGGCACCGGTGTGTTCGTCACCGCGCTGCGCGACGCGCTGGTCGCCGGTGAGGTGGACTTCGCGGTGCACTCGCTGAAGGACCTGCCGACCGCGCAGCCCGCCGAACTGGTGCTGGCCGCGATTCCGCGCCGCGAGGACCCGCGTGACGTGCTCGTCGCACGGGACGGCCTGACGCTCGACCGGCTGCCGCACGGCGCCCGGGTCGGCACCGGCTCGCCGCGGCGCATGGCCCAGCTGAACGCGTACGCGCGCTCGCACGGGCTGCAGATCGAGACCGTGCCGATCCGCGGGAACATCGACACCCGCGTCGGATACGTCCGCAACGGGGAGCTGGACGCCGTGGTGCTTGCCGCGGCGGGGCTGAACCGTATCGGCAGGACCGAGGACGTGACCGACTTCCTGTCGGTCGACGCGGTGCTGCCCGCCCCCGGCCAGGGGGCACTGGCGGTGGAGTGTCTTTCGGCCGATGCCGAGCTCACCGCCGCGCTCGCCGAGCTCGACGACCCGCACACCCGGGCCGCCGTGACCGCCGAGCGATCCCTGCTCGCCGCCCTGGAGGCCGGCTGCAGCGCACCTGTGGGTGCACTGGCCGACCTGCTGGCCGACGGACAGGTTGTTCATGAGATGCGCCTGCGGGGTGTCGTCGGGACGACCGACGGCTCTACGTTGGTGCAGCTGTCCACCACCGGTCCCGTACCCACGTCGCACGACGACGCGGTGGCGCTCGGACGCGAACTCGCGACCGAGATGCTTGCCAAGGGTGCGGCCGGTCTTATGGGGGAGCGAGCACTTTGA
- a CDS encoding helix-turn-helix domain-containing protein, with the protein MATGTDGFAGLLGVLKERSGRSYGALARQLHMSTSTLHRYCNGDAVPTEYAPVERIARLCGATPEELVELHRQWILADEARRRGRVAQPEPEAEQTPPAPVADAPLEEGDAEQESVVVGPQTGSRRRRLRIALATAAVVAVAVPVAFAAGKFGGDGTTTEARGKGQAPVRASAGTSTGISKSPSLSTSASASASPSGSASPSVPSAATERPQPPAGQGGGAAPSVGISSYNWAAPCGEDYLLDQQPGQVPPPPVPQDTRRWARALGGVSGGNMQFQLTVTGNSEESVVLTALNVRVVGRKAPLPWKAYSMGDGCGSGVTPQTFDIDLDAARPLTKPVAGQDGDTVVPAKNFPYKVSTRDPQVLNLDVHTEGHDVTWYLEVAWSSGDRHGTVRVDDEGEPFRTSALEGREHYFYWPDKDEWVAE; encoded by the coding sequence TTGGCCACAGGAACGGACGGCTTCGCAGGGCTGCTGGGCGTACTGAAGGAACGCTCCGGACGCAGCTACGGGGCGCTCGCCAGACAACTGCACATGAGTACGTCCACGCTCCACCGCTACTGCAACGGCGACGCCGTCCCGACGGAGTACGCCCCTGTGGAGCGAATCGCGAGGTTGTGCGGGGCGACACCGGAAGAGCTGGTGGAGCTGCACCGGCAGTGGATCCTGGCCGACGAGGCCCGCAGGCGCGGCCGGGTCGCCCAGCCGGAACCGGAAGCCGAGCAGACGCCCCCGGCACCAGTCGCGGACGCTCCCTTGGAGGAGGGCGATGCGGAGCAGGAGTCGGTGGTCGTCGGGCCGCAGACCGGCTCGCGTAGGCGCCGCCTTCGTATCGCGCTCGCCACGGCGGCCGTTGTCGCCGTCGCTGTCCCGGTCGCCTTCGCCGCAGGCAAGTTCGGGGGCGATGGCACCACTACGGAAGCTCGGGGGAAGGGCCAGGCCCCGGTGAGAGCAAGCGCCGGGACCTCGACCGGGATCTCCAAGTCCCCGTCCCTGTCCACTTCGGCTTCTGCTTCCGCCTCACCGAGCGGCAGCGCCTCCCCGTCCGTCCCCTCCGCGGCCACGGAACGTCCGCAGCCGCCCGCCGGGCAGGGCGGCGGCGCGGCGCCGAGCGTGGGCATCAGCTCGTACAACTGGGCCGCGCCGTGCGGTGAGGACTACCTCCTGGACCAGCAGCCGGGCCAGGTCCCACCGCCGCCTGTTCCCCAGGACACCCGGCGCTGGGCCCGCGCTCTGGGCGGCGTCAGCGGCGGCAACATGCAGTTCCAGCTGACCGTGACCGGCAACTCGGAGGAGTCGGTGGTCCTCACCGCCCTGAACGTCCGCGTGGTGGGGCGAAAGGCACCTCTGCCCTGGAAGGCGTACTCCATGGGCGACGGCTGCGGCAGCGGCGTCACCCCGCAGACCTTCGACATCGACCTGGACGCCGCCAGGCCGCTGACGAAGCCCGTCGCCGGGCAGGACGGCGACACCGTCGTGCCGGCCAAGAACTTCCCGTACAAGGTCTCCACCCGCGATCCCCAGGTGCTGAACCTCGACGTCCACACCGAGGGGCACGACGTCACGTGGTACCTGGAGGTGGCGTGGAGCAGCGGCGACCGGCACGGGACGGTACGGGTCGACGACGAGGGAGAGCCGTTCCGTACGAGCGCCCTTGAGGGGCGCGAGCACTACTTCTACTGGCCGGACAAGGACGAGTGGGTCGCCGAGTGA